TCTGATCGATGATTTGACGCCACTGGTTAAAGAACTTGAAGTCGCTGTCCTTCTTCAGCTGTATGATCAACTCTTTCCTCAGTTTGTTCTGCTTCTCCACGATGTTCCGCGTTATCTCCATCGCCGCGATCGTGCACGTGTGAATCAACTTCTCCTGCTTGTTAATCGACTTCGAAATACTTTGCTCTTGATCGTTCAGATGTACCGTCCTCAGATAGTCAAACTTATCGATCGTTTGCGTAAGCGTCCAGGCTCCAGTTTGAGGCCCCTCGATCGCTTGACAAAAGCTCTGCACAAACACCTGATCATCATCGGACAACTCCTTCTGGTTTACCAGCACAATGCTTTCACTGAAGACCTTCAGCATGGTCACGTCGCAAACCATCGACAGCTTGCTTCCCCCATCAATGTACTGTCCCAGCTGCCGCAACGTGTACAGCTTCAAACTGAGCGGTCGCTTCGGCAGCAAACACCAGATGATGATATTTCCTCCCCGTGGGTTCCCGTTCAACGTTCTGCTCATCAGTGTCTTGATCAGCAGAATCTCCGCGTCGGACACCGCGTGATGCGCGTCACTGTTGGTAATGAACTGCACCGCTTTGTCGTGCACCTGGTTGAAGCGGATGCGAACCTCGGAACGCGGTATCGAACTACCCGGAAGATCCACGGTGAATGCTGAAATTGTGTGTTGGTTAGGAATTACAGTCACTATGATCACATCAAGTTACTTACAGTTGTTTTTGTGACCGATGATCGACTCCGTCGGGCGGTATACAAAGAACTGCAACAGGTTCCGGTACAGAAGCGCGTGCACGTTACGAACTCCGCACGTAACCTTCGGATTCTTGTTCCGTTCTGCCAGCGTTAGTCCGTTGATCAAGTCCCAAAAAGGCtgcgaaaaaatcagtattactaaactgaaaaatcgaaaaacgcgTTTACCTTACATTGACAAAGTTGACCGATACGACGGCTCGATGTGCCAAACCGGTCACAAAGTCAAGATAACTGTCGAAGTTGCTCGCCAGCTCATCGTCGTCCTTTTCGTGCATCTTGACTGCGGTCTTCACGATCGTCCAGATCAACCCGTTTTCCAGCATGTACTGGGCCGCTCGCGGTTGCTTCACGCATACGTAATCCATAACCTTCAAAATCAGCTGAAACAGCCGGGACTCGGAGCTGGACTGCGGTAGAATCGCCAACAGGATGTTCAGTCCACTCTCCTGAACTACCGTAAAGTGATGGTCGAGGATAAGCGTTTCGAGCGTAAGTACCGAACCACTCTTTGTGATCCATCGGAAGCTAGCGTTAAGCAGGTCGACGTTGACGCTGTGCGAGCTTATCTGATTGCCCAGATGGTGCCAGCAGATCTTGTACTGTTCGTCGGTGTAGCTCAGGACGCCCGTCGAACTGCCGTGCAGTACGCGATCGCTGATAACGGCAATCAGGTTGATGACCATGGTCCGGATCCGGATGTTGGAGTTGTTCGCCAGAATCAATAGCGTCTCGATTATTTGGTTGTCCACGTGGAAGAACTGCTTGGCATCCTGATCTGGGAAAATAAGCAGAAAGTCGCACAACGCCCGCAGGAAGCTCTCCTGGATGAAGTCGTTCCCAGTACCGAAGTAGTTTTGCTCAAAGAACTCTGTGAAAAGATGTGGAAAGATTTCAGTACATGATTCATGAACAATCACAGAAAAATACTCACTAAACTTGGTCGGCAGTGACTGCGTTGACCGCTGCAGTTCCTTGCGTTCGCAAATTCTCGGCGAGCTGACACGTTCCCTGGGCGTTGAGCAGCCCCTCGATCCTGGACTCTGCAAGCGACGAATCTTGTGCTTGTCCGCCTTGAGGCTTCTTCGGCGAATTTCCAGATTGCCCATCGCCTGGTTCAGCCGCTCGTAGTTGGCAGAGTTGTCCAGCGTTGCGGCGCTGCGCTGCGGGGTGCTGGGTGTTGAAGATTCGCCCGAGTCGGGAGGTGTTTTGGACGAGCTTCCCAGTCGGCTCAGCTCGATGAAGCTGGTCGTCGATTCGAACGAGGTTTCGTGTGAATTGGAAAGTGCCAACGGGATCGCTTTCCGGAGTTGGGAGTACCTGAGGCGTCGTTCGCGGAGGTTTAGCCGGGGTGTGGTTCTTTGTTCGCTTGTTTTGGATGATGGACGGCTCGGTAGCTGCGGATTGATGTTGAAGTAGAACTTTTGCCGGTCGTGGGTGACGTAGCTGTCGGTTGGTTTATGCATTAGCAGAAGCAGCTCGATGATCTCTTTCAGCAGGCTAACGTTTGGAGGTGTGTTCGAAAGGATTGTGATGAGCGTCACCAACGAATCGGCGGCTGACTTTGAGATTTTGACTGTTTTTGGCGGAATCACAAAGTTCATGCGGCAAAAGTCGATCAACGTCGGGACGAGTCCGGCTGTGGCGAGTCGCTTGCAGTTGAAATCCATGCCGGGATGTTTTTCCCTAGTGCAGGTGATCAAGACGTCAAACACCAAATTCAGAACTTCTTCCGATCGATCGATCCACATCTGGAAGTTCTCGAAGAAAAATATGATGATTTCCGGGTAGCGAACTCGCGCCATCGAGTTGGTAGCCACGCAGTACGTATCGACACGCTTGACAAATATTGGCTGATCGAAGGCGACTTCCAGTAGTGCTGCGAGTACGCAGATTTCTTTGTGACACTTTTTGTTCTTTAGCACAATTCCAACTAGCTCGAGTAGATCGCGTTGAACGAACTCGTTGTAAAAGTCGTGATTATCGTGGGCGATCCTCAGCAGCAAACTCAGCGAACTGGCGTGAACTCTCGCCGAGGAGGACAGCTCTACGATTCGAGCGAAGGCGAACAAGATTGCAGATATCCCTCCGGAAAGCTGAATCGATCGCTGCAGCGAGAGGTTCTCAACGGGCTCCAACCGGGGTGAAAAGTTCAACATTCCCAGCACAATTTTGCCGTAATCGGGCTTGATAGCGATAAACAGGTCCGGTTTATGGGCAGCGTAATATCCGACGTGTGTTTGTTGAAGCAGTTGGAACGTATTCTTCGGTTGGAGGTCTACCAGCGTTAGCTTGGACAGGTTTAAGCTTCCGTAATTGGGGATAATCTCACCGCTCAGCGCTCCAGCTAGATGGATCCAGTTGGGCCCGAGTGCGTACAAATTGGCCAGCATGGTCATATCGGTCCAGCACCGTCGAAATAGCTGCACATTCGAAAGTGAAAAGTTCAGCGGACAGTCGTCTTCGGTACCGGTGCGATGTCCGATAGCAATTACCGGCAGGGAGGTATCGATGTGAATCATGCAGGCATCGCCCACCGAGAGGGACTGCTGCTGGACGCCGTCTAGCGTAAGTTCGATAGTGATCGTGTTGTCGAGTTGGCGTACCGAGAGTGCCAACATGGTCCATCGGTTCTCCATCAGTTGAAGATCCTTGATCGTGTACTGCTCCGAGTGTAGATCGTAGAAATAGTCGTTGGAGAGACTTGTTGTGGCTACATCTCTACCCGTTGGTAACAACTTGTAGCAATAAACACACTGCGCTCCGGGTGAATCTACCCGAAATGGTTGCGTGATCGGTTCCATCGATCGAAGAAAGTTCTTGTAGTTCCACAGGTGAGATAGCTCTTTCGAGCAGTCATCGCAGCACGTGAGTCCGACGGCATTCGCCAGATATTGCTTGGTGTGCGCGCTGGTTATGATACGGTCGGGTTTGTTAAACCGCACCGTAAACTGACGTTGACGGTTGATAAACACGGACACGATCTGCTTCTCACTGCCGACGGACATCAGGTGGGTCATCGTGACACGGTTGCTGTCCTGCTGGTCGGTACTTAGACGGAACCAGACCGACGCGGTGAATCCTTCGTTGTTCCAAGGGGAGAAATCGGCGCAGTTCAACGGAATAACCCGAGCTGCACAGGTGAACGGTGTTCGGATGTTGAAGAAGCGGTGATGTTCGCGCAAATAGTTGATCTTTTTCGATAGGAGCACGTCACATGTCGATATCCGTGACCCGTCGTCGTTGGCATCTGGAAAGTTTAGTTCAGTGTAGCATTCCAGCTTGTAGTTGGCATCAATCAGATTGGTCAGCTTGGTGAGAATAAGTTGGACGGGAGGATCTTCTAGACTTAGCAGTTGCAAAAACTTTGACAACACTTCCGGACTATCGAGGTCAGTGATTAGCTCGAGAACCGCTGTCTGCAACTCTTTCAATTCAACATCACTCTTCTCCAGAATCGGACTAAACCCGGTTATCAAATACAGTGAACCTCCAAGATACTCCTTGATCCCGTTGAGCTTCAGCACGGTCTGGGAAAGTAGCGATGACCAACTCGCCGGATTATTGGCACATTTCTTCGACAGCTCGATCAATATCTCAACCACTATCGCACAGATGTTACGGTTAATGCGTACCGACTGTTCACGCCCCACTCCACTTCCCTTTCTCCCCCTCGGCACCAAATGGTCGTTCTCCACATCACCCTCGTACCCATCATCCAACGCCGTCGTGTAACTTTCGTCCGTCGAGCTAAGGTCGTCCTCGGCGCTAAGCGACTTCTTGCGACTACCCAGCGAAAAGCACTGGACCGGAAAGTAGTACTCGTTCTGCTCAACCTGGTCCACCACTTCAAACCCGGCACTTTCGCTGCGTACTTCGGCAATCTTCAGCAGCGATTGCAGCGCGTTCATCACGTTCCGTGAACTTTCCGGCGATTCCCAGTTCTCGAAGGCTCCGCTCAGCAGAAGCTTCTTCAGCTCAACCAACGCCGACTGCATGGCGTCACCTGCGTGAGAAATCGATTAGAGTGAGCTGTTAAGGCGACTGATTACTTCTCAAGATTACAAGCCGAACTGACTCGGTGCACATGCAGAGTAGTGTGGAAAATGAATGTTTGTTTCCCCTTCTTCTTTTCGCGGCCCTGATCTTTTGTACGGCTTCGTGCTTCATAAAACTAGGTGGGTAGATTCGATTACATTCACGTGCTGTGGAGTGGGTACTCTCGGTTGTAGATTACAAGCATGACTCAACAGTCGAGGAACCACCCTAAGCACGAATTATCCCCGCACGAAGAAACGTAACCGTATCGGATTACACCCGCTCTCCCCCTTTTTACAACTTACCCAACTGGTCGTTCTTATCGACGAGCATCTGGAACGTGCTGAGAATCAGCTCCACAAGCGTGGCCAACCGCTTGCGGATGAACCCTCCGGTGGACAGCAGCTGCTGTACCTGATCCGGCAGGTCGGCCCGCCGAATGCGTACCCTTCTGATAGCCGTTCCGGGAAAGTACTCGTCCACGAGATCCGCCAGTAGATGCTTGATGTTGAACATTTCCAGCAGCGACCAGCTCTTCTCAAGCCGGCCGTTACCGTCAGCGGTTTCTTGGGGGGTCACGTCCGGATATTTGAGGGCGAGTTCGCGCAAAAACGAGTAGTCTTCGTCCTCGATGCTGCCAGAGTGATCGGACGTTGACTTAAAGAACTCCTCGGCGCTGGGAAGTTGGTGATCGAGGATTTGGTCGTTGTAGTGGAAGATGTTCAGGATGCTGCGACGCTCCGGATCGACTAGGTCGGCGGTGAGGTCAGCTAGTTTTGGCAGCGGGACCGATCGCTTTGCTTGATCGTGGTGGATGAGCAGGCTGAACAGGTCGTAAACGAGCGGAAGAAAACGTTCAACGTGGGTGAATCGCTGCAGGAAGGCTACGTAGAATCGTTCGTTGACTTGTAGCAAATGTCGGACGATCTTCCAGTGCTCGACAAAGACCTGAAGCACGTTGGCGGTAGAGTCGCCCTTGTACCAGATATCTGGCTCTTTCGGTGGTATCGAATGAAGATCGATGTTGACGTCACTTGTACGAAGTATCCCGAACAACAGCCCAAGGTAGTTGGAAAGGTCCTCCAATCCATCCAGCAAAATTGACCCCAGCGGACCTTCAATATTCGGCAGTTGATGAGCGTTCTCAACTCCAATCCTTAACACAACCCCAGCTTGGTAGACAAACTCCGCTCGTAACGACAGCCCCTGAACCATGGCCCGATTCTCATCGCTGAAAAACGCCTCAAACAAATTTGCATCCCTCAAACAGCGTGCCACGATCATTAGACAGCTGTTGGTGATCTCCTTCGTCGTTTCATCCAGCACGAGTGCTTTAAAATCGCCCTTTTCCTTGCACAGTTGCGGCAATACCAACTCAAACAGCACGAACCGTCCCAGCCGGTACGGAACGACACGTACCGCGTCCTGAAGATACCGCAGCAGTGTCGGCATTCGCGGCCGGTTCTCCAGCCGCCCGTACGCGTCAAACACGTCGCGATGAATTTGGGCGAATCGATCGTAGAACCGGTCGTTGAAGCGTTCGGCTTCGCAGCTGTCGCAGTTCGAGCGGCTAAAGATGGCGTGGATCACGTTGCGGTTGGCAAAGTTGAGACAGACGCGCGGTACCAGGTCGTGGTCGCGGTTGAAGCGAAGTAGAACTTCCAGCGTTTGGATGGTGGCGTTACAACAGCAGATTTGATGCATGGTGAAGAACTGGAGCAGCGTGCGCTGGTCGGAGTGCTTCACGATCGGGAATATGTTCAGCAGGATGTTTTCAAGCGCGCAAACGTACGCCGTGCGGGGATCTTGGCGAGAGTGATGAACTCTGTGTCGAGCGCGTGGTTTCTTCGAGTTTGGAACGGCCACTCGATTGGGCGATAAGGTTGTGATGAAGTTCTGGAGCATTTTAAGCAGAATGTCTACTAATTTGGGTTGACTTCCACTGGAAGAAGCCTGCAGCAAGCCGTAAACATGCTTGATGATGTCCAGGTTGCTTTCCAGCAAGCGGAAGATTGCCAGGAAGAATTGCTCACTGACGAGGGTTTCGTTGTAGTGCAAGAACGACTGATTCACAGTTGACACGATCGTGTACGTCAGGTTGTAGATGAAATCACAGCTGATGGGATTGGTACTGGCACCCTCGAGTTCACCGTGGAGCAGTTGCATGACCTGTGCAGCGACCTGCTTCAGCCCGATAAAGTCGCTCTCCAGGTTGTCTAGGAAGAACAGGTTATTCAAGCTGATCATTAGAATCCCCAGCAGTTTGTGTCGCAAGATCAGCTTGTTCCGGGGACTTTCCTCGATCAGTTCCAGACGGCGAAGCCGCTCGATTGCCATCCGTAGACAGCTGATCGTGGCCGAGCGATCGTCGATCGTTAGCAGGTTTTCGTTGACGACGAGACTTTCGAGCAGGTTCAGCACGGTCAGCGTTAGCTGATCTTGAGTCAACGCCGTACGAAGATGCGCATTGAACGCTTCGGTTTGATAGTCGGCTAAACTCGTTGGTTGAGGTTCTGGAGACGATTCCGGAGGCGCCAGCAGCGTCTGCATACCACAGATCGTCGTGTGTAACGAGGCGCGACTCGTTTCGTTACGCCAATCACTGTTGCAGGTGCGCATCTCGAACACCTTGAGCAGCTGCGCGTTGTACTGAGGTTGATACTGGAGATCCGCTAGCTGTGGAGTGCACCACTTGCGGGTCGGTAGAATTCTGATCAAAACCTCGGCGATCTCGCGACCGTTTACAATGTCCTGCGGAATGATCACTGGTTATTGAAGGCTAATAGCTACCGAAAGGGTCTCTACCTTTCCGCCGAGCTGTTCCAACGCACGCAAAATCCGTCCACCGATACCTTCCAGCAGGAACACCCTCAAATCTTGGTAGCGATCCTCGTTGGAGTCTTCCTGACcctaagaagaagaaaaaaccagAGAGAAAGTGTTTCCCAACGCGCAGTTAGTTTGTATCCAGCCCAACGATAAGCTCGCGAATGTGGGCCACGTAGCAGAGACTCGACCTGCATCAGCTTACCTGCCTGTTATCGCTACGATCAGCGGTCGTCGTAATTACACTTCGTGCCGTCGTGTAGGTGGACGTGGACGAAAGAGAGGACGAcgattcctcctgctgctgctgctgctccaggTCCCCAAGGTCCGTCTCGCCGCCATCGGTGGTGGATTCGCCACGGGAGCAGATCTCGATAATAAACTGCAACAGTTGGCGCGATAAGGCGGACGACACGTTCTCGGAGATGCTGCGGCGAGAAATTGTGGAGAGGGGGAGTTTTGGGGGAACAAACAGTGAGGGAGTGTTGTTGATCTTCTTGGTATTTTTGGGGACGAGACGACGACTTGGGAATGATGTTTGTAGTTGGGTGATAAAATAGCGAGCTGACTTCGACAAAGTAGTTCTAGTTGTACGAGCACCGGAATCCGTAATCTGGACGTTTGGACATGATTTGTAGTATGCGGTAGAGACTCTACCGCATACTACAAATCACGTCCAAAAGTCCAGATTACGGATATCGTCGCTCGTACAACTAGAACTACTTTGTCGAAGTCAGCTCGCTATTTTATCACCCAACTACAAACATCATTCCCAAGTCGTCGTATCGTCCCCAAAAAAACCAAGAAGATCAACAACACTCCCTCACTGTTCGTTTGAAATGCGTTTCCGCCTTTTCGGGCTCGGtttgctgttattatttttataagccATAGTTATGAAACAAACATTGGATTGGAAATAAAGAAAGCATAACTTTCTAGCATTGCTgctaacaaaatttttaaagtttttatttatttgacgcaaaaaattaattgcaattatttgaattcatttaaGTACTTGGTGACGAATGAACCataattcaataaacaaaaagatTGAAATGCTTTTATTCATTCTACTCTACTCACTTGTATGCAGGGTAACAATATGATCGGTAAAGATGAACATAATGTACTCATTATGTACTTATTTcgcttaaaattacaaaaaagaacAGTTTACTGTATGTTTGAAAATCATAATcaatgaaaatcgtgaaaatatgaACAGTATTCTGAATTCCATAATCATTCTGCCTTTTGAGACATTCTGCCTTTTGagacattcggccttttgagacgTTCTGCCTTCTGAGCAAAAGACaaaattcggccttttgaatttcggTCTTCCGAGATTCTGCCTTTTGAGTTTCGGCCTTTTGAGGCAATCCCCAAAAATGCATTGGGATAGATTTCATGCAGAAAATTGCATAAAAGCCTTTCTTCCCCAGTTGTTCAAAGAGCGTTTTAAatgttacaattttgattactcTTTTTTAGGTCACAGATGAGCAAGCATAACTCGAATCGCCTTCTGCACATATATTCTACCGATAAGGTGTACCATGTGAAATCATTCTGCGACGATTAgcttctgctgctggtggtgacTCTATTCTGAAGTTTCATAGTCGTTGCGATGATAAGAACCAGTCGTCGTCCATAACTCATCATAATCTAGTAAGTGATGATCATGTATGGTACTTACTTTGACCGTTGAAATTGCGCCCTCTGCTCCGCGTTCAGCTTTCCAAACTCGTACAGAAATAGCTCCAACCATGAGGTCTGCAAtcggtttgtttgtttgtttgagaTTGAGAACCAATTAGTCATTTTTTGTAATAGTGATTGAACTCGCTTATCTCTCCCGCGCGCGTAACTTGCGATCCTACCTTGGAGGCAGCATTTCCGGCGTTGTCGTCGTCACTGTTGAGAAAGTTCAGCCACAATAGCTTAAGCCGCGCGTAATCCGTGGGCACGTCCGAACTGCTTCTGTCGTTGCTACTGGTTGATGCCATTGTTGTAGGTCAAATATTTGCTCTGGGGTGAGTTTTACGACTGTGTGTGCAACTTTCTTGCAAGTGCTTTTGTCTTCTCTAGACGAGGATTttcatcttgatttttttgtttgccaatTTCGAGTACAGCACTGCCACCAGATGTTGAGTCCGCGAATCCGCGACGATTACTGGCGAGCGATGATTCTCGGAGCTGACTCTGGATTAGCTCACCACGAAGCAAACTCAAACGCAGATAGTCGCGTATGCTCACAAGGAATGGAAACAAATTGCGTCTGTAAAGACTTTGAGGAGGTCACGCAAGGTTCAACAGTGAAGAAGACCACTTCTGCATTAAGTCACACAAGGATTGCTATTGTTTCGCGTGATGTCCGGGGTTGGGAAGCACTTCACAATACTGTTTTCTATTCTACCTAG
This is a stretch of genomic DNA from Culex pipiens pallens isolate TS chromosome 1, TS_CPP_V2, whole genome shotgun sequence. It encodes these proteins:
- the LOC120414265 gene encoding lysosomal-trafficking regulator isoform X1, producing MASTSSNDRSSSDVPTDYARLKLLWLNFLNSDDDNAGNAASKTSWLELFLYEFGKLNAEQRAQFQRSNISENVSSALSRQLLQFIIEICSRGESTTDGGETDLGDLEQQQQQEESSSSLSSTSTYTTARSVITTTADRSDNRQGQEDSNEDRYQDLRVFLLEGIGGRILRALEQLGGKDIVNGREIAEVLIRILPTRKWCTPQLADLQYQPQYNAQLLKVFEMRTCNSDWRNETSRASLHTTICGMQTLLAPPESSPEPQPTSLADYQTEAFNAHLRTALTQDQLTLTVLNLLESLVVNENLLTIDDRSATISCLRMAIERLRRLELIEESPRNKLILRHKLLGILMISLNNLFFLDNLESDFIGLKQVAAQVMQLLHGELEGASTNPISCDFIYNLTYTIVSTVNQSFLHYNETLVSEQFFLAIFRLLESNLDIIKHVYGLLQASSSGSQPKLVDILLKMLQNFITTLSPNRVAVPNSKKPRARHRVHHSRQDPRTAYVCALENILLNIFPIVKHSDQRTLLQFFTMHQICCCNATIQTLEVLLRFNRDHDLVPRVCLNFANRNVIHAIFSRSNCDSCEAERFNDRFYDRFAQIHRDVFDAYGRLENRPRMPTLLRYLQDAVRVVPYRLGRFVLFELVLPQLCKEKGDFKALVLDETTKEITNSCLMIVARCLRDANLFEAFFSDENRAMVQGLSLRAEFVYQAGVVLRIGVENAHQLPNIEGPLGSILLDGLEDLSNYLGLLFGILRTSDVNIDLHSIPPKEPDIWYKGDSTANVLQVFVEHWKIVRHLLQVNERFYVAFLQRFTHVERFLPLVYDLFSLLIHHDQAKRSVPLPKLADLTADLVDPERRSILNIFHYNDQILDHQLPSAEEFFKSTSDHSGSIEDEDYSFLRELALKYPDVTPQETADGNGRLEKSWSLLEMFNIKHLLADLVDEYFPGTAIRRVRIRRADLPDQVQQLLSTGGFIRKRLATLVELILSTFQMLVDKNDQLGDAMQSALVELKKLLLSGAFENWESPESSRNVMNALQSLLKIAEVRSESAGFEVVDQVEQNEYYFPVQCFSLGSRKKSLSAEDDLSSTDESYTTALDDGYEGDVENDHLVPRGRKGSGVGREQSVRINRNICAIVVEILIELSKKCANNPASWSSLLSQTVLKLNGIKEYLGGSLYLITGFSPILEKSDVELKELQTAVLELITDLDSPEVLSKFLQLLSLEDPPVQLILTKLTNLIDANYKLECYTELNFPDANDDGSRISTCDVLLSKKINYLREHHRFFNIRTPFTCAARVIPLNCADFSPWNNEGFTASVWFRLSTDQQDSNRVTMTHLMSVGSEKQIVSVFINRQRQFTVRFNKPDRIITSAHTKQYLANAVGLTCCDDCSKELSHLWNYKNFLRSMEPITQPFRVDSPGAQCVYCYKLLPTGRDVATTSLSNDYFYDLHSEQYTIKDLQLMENRWTMLALSVRQLDNTITIELTLDGVQQQSLSVGDACMIHIDTSLPVIAIGHRTGTEDDCPLNFSLSNVQLFRRCWTDMTMLANLYALGPNWIHLAGALSGEIIPNYGSLNLSKLTLVDLQPKNTFQLLQQTHVGYYAAHKPDLFIAIKPDYGKIVLGMLNFSPRLEPVENLSLQRSIQLSGGISAILFAFARIVELSSSARVHASSLSLLLRIAHDNHDFYNEFVQRDLLELVGIVLKNKKCHKEICVLAALLEVAFDQPIFVKRVDTYCVATNSMARVRYPEIIIFFFENFQMWIDRSEEVLNLVFDVLITCTREKHPGMDFNCKRLATAGLVPTLIDFCRMNFVIPPKTVKISKSAADSLVTLITILSNTPPNVSLLKEIIELLLLMHKPTDSYVTHDRQKFYFNINPQLPSRPSSKTSEQRTTPRLNLRERRLRYSQLRKAIPLALSNSHETSFESTTSFIELSRLGSSSKTPPDSGESSTPSTPQRSAATLDNSANYERLNQAMGNLEIRRRSLKADKHKIRRLQSPGSRGCSTPRERVSSPRICERKELQRSTQSLPTKFKFFEQNYFGTGNDFIQESFLRALCDFLLIFPDQDAKQFFHVDNQIIETLLILANNSNIRIRTMVINLIAVISDRVLHGSSTGVLSYTDEQYKICWHHLGNQISSHSVNVDLLNASFRWITKSGSVLTLETLILDHHFTVVQESGLNILLAILPQSSSESRLFQLILKVMDYVCVKQPRAAQYMLENGLIWTIVKTAVKMHEKDDDELASNFDSYLDFVTGLAHRAVVSVNFVNPFWDLINGLTLAERNKNPKVTCGVRNVHALLYRNLLQFFVYRPTESIIGHKNNSFTVDLPGSSIPRSEVRIRFNQVHDKAVQFITNSDAHHAVSDAEILLIKTLMSRTLNGNPRGGNIIIWCLLPKRPLSLKLYTLRQLGQYIDGGSKLSMVCDVTMLKVFSESIVLVNQKELSDDDQVFVQSFCQAIEGPQTGAWTLTQTIDKFDYLRTVHLNDQEQSISKSINKQEKLIHTCTIAAMEITRNIVEKQNKLRKELIIQLKKDSDFKFFNQWRQIIDQMTHEDAPWYNAKLYPNSWELDDTFGPGMVQTRMRRCHQTIEQRFLQKDFQFGDGTVPHQLLDYLMPKNRSQEFSMENQLLYTSIVKQISPKQELDSECILTSTELVLSPNTGDLEIYDLCSITKIWTKRYQHQETAVEIFLRSGRSLFLVFDRMLEREVFAGFFQDLVQREGRQELEAQTQLWKEGFLSNWEYLMHLNQISGRSYHDLMQYPVFPWILADYESSMLDLLLERSFRNLEKPIAVQFKDLEKHYINNYNYLKQSENDSTANRKIHPYHYSSHYSNSGTVLHFLVRMLPFTSLFLQYQDNSFDIPDRTFHSLGTTWKLASRDSPTDVKELIPEFYSCPEFLENLEGFDFGNRQSGEPVNHVELPQWSHQSARLFVLIHRQALESDHVRRRICHWIDLTFGYKQVGPAAVEAINVFHPATYASFNASDIDDPVEKLALETMIKTYGQMPRQLFDSPHPQPNLVAPLGANPPEVIDSVTGLKWGLYSGTPVLPNPKIVDIKTVVGSLATLVQLDGNRIVGIPDRTNIFRGPQSRGYYFIDWGKVDNVVRFRSIHESDARSSELVYNTNVDPITACGSDPNCADIWFGHRSGRIAVFQQKQVRKVSFFNHNIQPAVTRTRSSSFRKWIGRKSANWRRRLEGDDDGEETVGPVPVKWNFPVVLIKHRAEITAIAISTEFKIVVSVSMDGTAAIWDYNTLSYVREIPKPVNVINSKISLVCISPTLGDIVTVHSSQESSRRSVSRPSNETSTLVDDESFEVTENYNLDYVNITMASSRDQLRLHTINAKYVEHTFMESPVVAVSYSAVKEGCGVNCIAVGLESGVIRLFSSWNLALVREITMNPYDAFGIKRLVDGIEGSSAFTNARSTFSLIFSKHQHLVVLTTSNVIQTWKSEGLPGMSPQIAELPVRRSFG